Proteins from a genomic interval of Geotrypetes seraphini chromosome 7, aGeoSer1.1, whole genome shotgun sequence:
- the GPX2 gene encoding glutathione peroxidase 2, protein MAHLAKSFYDLKATNLEGEAVDFNLYRGKVVLIENVASLUGTTTRDYTQLSELQSKYPRRFVVLGFPCNQFGHQENCTNEEIPNSLKYVRPGHGFQPNFTLFQKCDVNGKDTHPVFAYLKEKLPAPDDDPISLITDPKCIIWSPVRRSDISWNFEKFLIGPEGEPFKRYSRNFQTINIEPDIQRLLKLTK, encoded by the exons ATGGCTCACCTAGCAAAGAGCTTCTACGACCTCAAGGctaccaatttggaaggggaggCTGTGGATTTCAACCTCTACCGAGGAAAAGTCGTGTTGATTGAAAACGTCGCTTCCCTCTGAGGCACGACGACCAGGGATTACACCCAACTGAGCGAGCTGCAGAGCAAATATCCTCGGCGGTTTGTGGTGTTGGGTTTCCCTTGCAACCAGTTCGGCCATCAA GAAAACTGCACGAATGAAGAGATCCCGAATTCACTGAAATATGTCCGCCCAGGTCACGGCTTTCAGCCCaatttcaccctctttcaaaAGTGTGATGTGAATGGGAAAGACACTCACCCTGTCTTTGCTTACCTGAAGGAGAAGCTCCCTGCCCCAGATGATGATCCCATCTCACTTATTACAGACCCCAAGTGTATTATCTGGAGTCCAGTGCGCCGATCCGACATTTCCTGGAACTTTGAGAAGTTCCTAATTGGGCCAGAGGGAGAACCATTCAAGCGCTACAGCAGGAACTTCCAGACAATTAACATCGAACCTGACATCCAGAGACTCTTAAAGCTTACCAAATAA